From Streptomonospora salina, the proteins below share one genomic window:
- a CDS encoding DMT family transporter, translated as MSLDPSRRDSTGTAASPAPPSDPIGTAPEPSAGGTAPRAAVDWRLKFLLLALVWGTSFMFIGISGQYLEPVQITLGRMLTGVVPLAGFLLLSGSRLPRGARIWFHLSVTAFIVNLVPFTFYGYAGQLIPSAVSGIVNAATPLFVVLFSLLLLPDERPTRTRTAGLLVGFLGVLVVFGVWTGFAGASAAGLLMALGATVGYGIGTPYLRRFVAGSGYSSLELVTAQLLTGTVQIAVVALVFTDAPQELPPHAVAAVTALGVFGTGAAFLLQYGVIREAGVTVASTVTYLAPIVAIGAGVLLMGEHLAWNQPVGALVVIAGAALAQHHRRTGAQPPGAAGGAPAGTRAPGR; from the coding sequence ATGAGCCTCGATCCGTCCCGGCGCGACTCCACCGGAACCGCCGCATCCCCCGCCCCGCCCTCCGATCCGATCGGCACGGCGCCGGAGCCGTCCGCCGGGGGCACGGCGCCGCGGGCCGCGGTCGACTGGCGGCTGAAGTTCCTGCTGCTCGCGCTGGTCTGGGGCACCAGCTTCATGTTCATCGGCATCTCCGGGCAGTACCTGGAGCCCGTCCAGATCACGCTGGGCCGCATGCTCACCGGCGTCGTCCCGCTCGCCGGCTTCCTGCTGTTGAGCGGCAGCCGCCTACCGCGCGGCGCGCGGATCTGGTTCCACCTTTCGGTGACCGCCTTCATCGTCAACCTGGTGCCGTTCACGTTCTACGGCTACGCCGGGCAGCTGATCCCGTCGGCGGTCAGCGGAATCGTCAACGCGGCCACACCGCTGTTCGTCGTACTGTTCTCACTCCTGCTGCTGCCGGACGAGCGCCCGACACGCACCCGCACGGCAGGACTGCTCGTCGGCTTCCTCGGCGTACTCGTCGTCTTCGGCGTCTGGACCGGCTTCGCGGGGGCGAGCGCGGCCGGTCTGCTCATGGCGCTGGGCGCCACCGTCGGCTACGGGATCGGCACCCCCTACCTGCGGCGCTTCGTCGCGGGCAGCGGGTACTCGTCGCTGGAACTGGTCACCGCGCAGTTGCTGACGGGGACCGTGCAGATCGCGGTCGTCGCGCTGGTGTTCACCGACGCCCCGCAGGAACTGCCCCCGCACGCCGTCGCCGCAGTCACGGCTCTGGGCGTGTTCGGTACCGGGGCCGCGTTCCTGCTGCAGTACGGCGTCATCCGCGAGGCGGGGGTGACGGTGGCTTCCACCGTCACCTACCTGGCGCCGATCGTCGCCATCGGAGCGGGCGTCCTCCTGATGGGCGAGCACCTGGCCTGGAACCAGCCGGTCGGTGCCCTGGTCGTCATCGCCGGCGCCGCGCTGGCCCAGCACCACCGCCGTACCGGAGCGCAACCGCCGGGCGCCGCAGGAGGGGCACCGGCCGGGACACGCGCGCCGGGGCGCTGA